The Argopecten irradians isolate NY chromosome 4, Ai_NY, whole genome shotgun sequence genome has a window encoding:
- the LOC138322020 gene encoding uncharacterized protein: MDKTFIFAVVTTALFVGICDGSVCSYTVMAPYRTRICSFRAGWCWHHKYVTRYRSETRYRCCPGYKGAGCNTPICSPICENNGRCVSPNNCQCLQGTTGSRCQQITCSYLKPCFPGICSYPDNCRCQDGFAGQRCLTIQHPPTMLKSTAFLLNEERSSGKELYRFVTDSSSPDNNKIDMIWVNKNDYNVVNVNFEADYSPYIQSLPDRRYIQDYVFGIVDARIQLTLNKITRPGDTVTYRKTPKSYTCSGYPASTTLAHRMVCNHTDTNFDWLLEHGDNLTVSVTAKNGGIRHILNQNTNRLYRTEQYAGRTATKQMQYMFDFHVPRHCSENNSCSHHEPPLHLSKDISKEPVTISWDGWIDDLSGVNKYTIYVYKLGSDSRTGELTEPNTNHSFSTIQVNVTEPFPVYAPNGIGMYSILLEVADKASNFKYARRLFLFDDSSHVSINDNKMTIPGSVGEKHLWISTLQNESTLGQPIQVSWANHFVNNDHVRLKLLTRVSPYKANVYNGILDRIVKPGLDDNEGDRMMQPIDNIHGIVRVQTTYKRDKDGGTTITQAPNHGWQNVPAYLTERTSINIPRQDGDSIRIWVRAFDAVNNNATDSILLHADSSPPVIEQPVFHKNIHNGSFPFSSRVSILASDKHSGIRMIKWKIIANDSEELFQSGSESGNVTDTKPSLQEGDCSSDGECYYFYHQFEINNCWFKVPKDELQTQVTNIDIEVFNSAMLSSIARFQVVFSFSFSLNYS; encoded by the exons ATggataaaacatttatattcgCCGTAGTCACTACAGCATTATTTGTAGGGATATGCGATGG AAGTGTTTGCTCATATACGGTTATGGCACCCTATCGGACAAGGATATGTAGCTTTCGAGCGGGATGGTG tTGGCATCACAAGTACGTGACCAGATATAGGTCGGAGACTAGATATCGCTGTTGTCCAGGATACAAGGGAGCTGGGTGTAATACAC CCATCTGTTCACCTATATGTGAAAACAACGGACGATGCGTTTCTCCGAATAATTGCCAGTGTTTGCAGGGAACTACTGGAAGTAGATGTCAACAAA TAACCTGCTCCTACCTGAAACCCTGCTTTCCAGGAATATGCTCCTACCCGGATAACTGTCGATGTCAAGACGGATTTGCTGGACAAAGATGCTTAACAA TTCAACACCCTCCTACAATGTTGAAAAGTACCGCTTTTCTTCTCAATGAAGAACGATCTTCCGGGAAGGAATTGTACCGGTTTGTGACAGATTCCTCTTCTCCGGACAACAACAAAATAGATATGATTTGGGTCAATAAGAATGACTACAACGTGGTGAATGTTAACTTTGAAGCTGACTACTCCCCCTATATACAAAGTTTACCTGACAGACGATATATCCAGGATTATGTGTTTGGTATAGTGGACGCTAGGATACAGCTGACCCTGAATAAAATAACACGCCCAG GTGACACTGTGACATACAGGAAAACACCGAAATCCTACACCTGTTCCGGCTACCCTGCATCCACAACACTAGCCCATAGAATGGTCTGCAACCACACCGACACAAATTTTGACTGGTTATTGGAACATGGGGATAA TTTGACTGTCTCAGTTACTGCAAAGAATGGTGGAATCAGACACATATTGAACCAAAACACCAATCGCCTGTACAGGACTGAACAGTATGCAGGGAGGACAGCTACAAAACAGATGCAGTACATGTTCGACTTCCATGTCCCTAGACACTGTAGTGAAAACAACAGCTGTTCCCACCACGAACCCCCACTACACCTCTCTAAAGACATCAGTAAG GAGCCAGTCACCATCAGTTGGGACGGCTGGATAGACGATCTTTCTGGTGTCAACAAGTACACGATTTATGTGTACAAGCTGGGGTCAGATAGCAGGACAGGGGAACTAACTGAACCAAACACAAACCACTCTTTCTCTACTATACAGGTGAATGTAACTGAGCCATTTCCTGTTTACGCACCGAATGGAATCGGCATGTATAGTATTCTACTAGAGGTAGCGGATAAGGCGAGCAACTTTAAGTACGCAAGACGACTTTTTCTGTTCGACGATTCCTCACATGTCTCtataaatgataacaaaatgacCATACCTGGGTCGGTTGGAGAAAAACATCTATGGATTTCCACACTGCAAAACGAAAGTACTCTAGGTCAGCCTATTCAGGTAAGCTGGGCCAATCATTTCGTCAACAATGATCATGTGAGATTGAAACTTCTAACACGAGTGTCCCCGTATAAAGCGAATGTGTACAATGGAATTCTAGATCGCATTGTAAAACCGGGTCTTGACGACAATGAGGGAGATCGTATGATGCAGCCCATTGACAACATACATGGAATAGTACGTGTACAGACAACTTATAAACGCGACAAAGATGGAGGTACGACTATAACACAGGCCCCAAACCATGGATGGCAAAACGTGCCTGCATACCTAACCGAACGCACCTCCATCAACATCCCGCGACAGGACGGCGACTCCATACGTATATGGGTGCGTGCGTTCGATGCTGTAAACAACAATGCCACCGACTCTATCCTGTTGCATGCCGACTCATCCCCGCCCGTCATAGAACAACCAGTCTTTCACAAAAACATTCACAATGGTTCTTTTCCGTTCTCGAGTCG gGTTTCAATATTGGCGTCCGACAAGCATAGTGGAATTCGTATGATCAAATGGAAAATTATCGCTAATGATTCAGAGGAATTGTTTCAATCTGGAAGTGAAAGTGGAAATGTCACCGAT ACAAAGCCTAGTCTACAGGAAGGAGACTGTTCTTCTGACGGCGAATGCTACTATTTCTATCACCAATTTGAGATCAACAACTGCTGGTTCAAAGTGCCAAAGGATGAACTTCAAACACAAGTTACAAATATCGACATCGAAGTTTTCAACTCTGCAATGTTAAGTTCAATCGCACGATTTCAG GTTGTATTCTCGTTTTCTTTCTCACTTAACTATagctaa